A single Vulcanisaeta distributa DSM 14429 DNA region contains:
- a CDS encoding RIO1 family regulatory kinase/ATPase, whose product MSIKNLVNAYDQLDPFDLRVLRVIEIGHRKFEYVPLEVIVDWSKRSEELIGKSLKKLNALGMVIRYRGNYTGYRLTFMGYDALALHTLAKRGIIEKVSPTPIGVGKESDVYAGDAVGDGKVVLKFHRLGRTSFRQIRRFRAWIGNRRHITWLYESRLSAHAEYKALVLAYNAGINVPRPITVNRHTVVMSYINGAQLSEVGDVDDPEDLYWGIIEDVKRLFADVGVVHGDLSEFNIMIDLDSGEPYIIDWPQWVPRNAPGALDMLRRDITNVTRYFMKRFRLDFDVDEVYNYVIGNVEVKEESLEEALEELLGSEGVNELMGSEKEEEFEDT is encoded by the coding sequence TTGAGTATTAAAAATCTCGTTAATGCGTATGATCAATTAGATCCCTTTGATCTCAGGGTACTTAGGGTTATTGAGATCGGTCATAGGAAGTTTGAGTATGTACCGCTCGAGGTCATTGTTGACTGGAGTAAGAGGTCTGAGGAATTAATTGGTAAATCCCTAAAAAAGCTTAATGCGCTTGGCATGGTAATTAGGTACAGGGGTAATTACACTGGTTATAGACTCACCTTCATGGGTTACGACGCACTAGCACTACACACACTCGCCAAGAGGGGCATTATTGAGAAGGTTAGTCCAACACCCATTGGCGTTGGTAAGGAGTCAGACGTATACGCAGGTGATGCCGTCGGTGATGGTAAAGTCGTGCTTAAGTTCCATAGGCTTGGCAGGACGAGTTTTAGGCAGATTAGGAGGTTTAGGGCTTGGATTGGGAATAGGAGGCACATAACCTGGCTCTATGAGTCGAGGCTCTCAGCCCATGCTGAGTATAAGGCGCTGGTCCTTGCATATAATGCCGGGATTAACGTGCCTAGGCCAATAACCGTTAATAGGCACACGGTCGTTATGTCCTACATAAACGGCGCACAGTTATCCGAGGTTGGGGACGTGGATGATCCTGAGGACCTATACTGGGGCATTATTGAGGATGTTAAGAGGCTGTTTGCCGATGTTGGCGTTGTTCATGGGGACTTAAGTGAATTCAATATTATGATTGATTTGGACAGTGGTGAGCCATACATCATTGATTGGCCCCAGTGGGTACCTAGGAATGCGCCTGGGGCATTGGATATGTTGCGTAGGGATATCACAAACGTGACCAGGTACTTCATGAAGAGGTTCAGGCTTGATTTTGATGTTGATGAGGTTTATAATTACGTGATTGGTAATGTGGAGGTTAAGGAGGAGAGTCTTGAGGAGGCCCTTGAGGAGTTACTCGGTAGTGAGGGAGTTAATGAGCTCATGGGTTCGGAGAAGGAAGAGGAGTTTGAGGATACGTAA
- a CDS encoding aldehyde ferredoxin oxidoreductase family protein gives MTVFRILRVDLSREHFTEEIIKEDLLKKFLGGRGLAAYLALKEIPRGIDPFDPSNKLYIFSGPLSGIATISSSRVNVTTRSPLTGVYTHSNAGGNFSYWLRKSGYDGLIIEGKADEPVYLVIKDGEPKLKPAKHIWGKWTGASTKIILEENGFPPDETKAGVAVIGPAGENLVRFAGIRLSDYERFAGRGGVGAVMGSKLLKGILVWGTRDLNKELVDRAKFMKVNTDIVKRIATHDTTKVLHRYGTNVLMNIIQSIGALPHYNFGGTGKLKDVTPVSEEYIKDHYPTETHGCYNCPIGCTQMPTVKSGPFKFTVTEKYVKQEYENTWALGPNVGLTDPEANLKLQKLANELGLDTISLGNTLSMAIELVKNGKLNLDIDWGDAGSLEYLVYKIAYRDGIGDDLAEGDYRLAVKYGMPQLFVGSRGQGLPAYDARALKGFAIAYYTANRGGDHLEAYTPTWEVFGVPEKVDPFCETQECIEKQARIVKWNQDLFAVVDSTIFCKFENLMPNIDTEKDFANLYNAAFGWDLTPQDVLTIGERIFNVERLHWVREGKWVKDELPPRMREPIPDGPAKGHTASKMFDEGIKVYYKLRGWVDGKPTRDTLKRLGLEEFDYLL, from the coding sequence ATGACAGTTTTTAGAATACTAAGAGTCGATCTATCGAGAGAGCACTTCACCGAGGAGATAATAAAGGAGGACCTTCTGAAGAAGTTCCTCGGTGGTAGGGGATTAGCCGCGTATTTGGCACTTAAGGAGATACCGAGGGGTATCGACCCATTCGACCCTAGCAATAAACTTTACATATTCTCAGGTCCATTAAGTGGCATTGCCACGATATCCTCAAGTAGGGTTAATGTAACGACTAGGTCACCATTAACGGGCGTATACACGCATTCGAACGCAGGTGGTAACTTCTCATATTGGCTCAGGAAGTCTGGCTATGACGGATTAATAATCGAGGGTAAGGCCGACGAGCCGGTATATTTAGTGATTAAAGATGGGGAGCCGAAACTAAAACCTGCCAAGCACATCTGGGGCAAATGGACTGGGGCATCCACTAAGATAATACTTGAGGAGAATGGATTCCCGCCAGACGAGACTAAGGCTGGCGTTGCGGTAATAGGCCCAGCTGGTGAGAACCTCGTTAGGTTCGCGGGCATTAGGCTTAGCGATTATGAGAGGTTCGCGGGCAGGGGCGGCGTCGGTGCTGTGATGGGTAGTAAGTTGCTTAAGGGTATATTGGTTTGGGGTACTAGGGACTTAAATAAGGAGCTCGTTGATAGGGCTAAGTTCATGAAGGTTAATACGGATATTGTCAAGAGAATAGCGACCCACGACACGACAAAGGTTCTTCATAGGTATGGTACGAACGTACTAATGAACATAATACAATCAATAGGCGCACTGCCCCACTATAACTTCGGCGGTACTGGGAAGCTTAAGGACGTGACTCCAGTCAGTGAGGAGTACATTAAGGATCACTACCCAACGGAGACCCACGGATGCTATAACTGCCCAATAGGCTGTACGCAAATGCCCACGGTGAAGTCAGGCCCATTTAAGTTCACCGTTACCGAGAAGTACGTGAAGCAGGAGTACGAGAACACCTGGGCCCTTGGACCAAACGTCGGCTTAACAGACCCAGAGGCTAACCTCAAGCTTCAGAAGTTGGCTAATGAACTCGGTCTGGACACAATAAGCTTAGGCAATACATTATCAATGGCGATTGAACTCGTTAAGAATGGCAAGTTGAACCTAGACATTGACTGGGGCGATGCGGGCTCCCTTGAGTACCTGGTGTATAAGATCGCCTATAGGGATGGCATTGGCGATGACTTGGCCGAGGGTGACTACAGGCTCGCGGTTAAGTACGGCATGCCCCAGCTGTTCGTTGGATCGAGGGGCCAGGGATTACCTGCATACGACGCGAGGGCACTAAAGGGCTTCGCAATAGCCTACTACACGGCTAATAGGGGTGGCGACCACCTAGAGGCCTACACACCGACTTGGGAGGTGTTCGGCGTACCTGAGAAGGTTGACCCATTCTGCGAAACGCAGGAGTGCATCGAGAAGCAGGCAAGGATTGTTAAGTGGAACCAGGACCTATTCGCCGTCGTTGACTCAACGATATTCTGCAAGTTCGAGAACCTAATGCCCAACATAGACACCGAGAAGGACTTCGCGAACCTATACAACGCTGCCTTCGGGTGGGACCTAACACCGCAGGACGTGCTCACGATTGGCGAGAGGATATTCAATGTCGAGAGACTCCACTGGGTCAGGGAAGGTAAGTGGGTTAAGGATGAGTTGCCGCCTAGGATGAGGGAGCCAATACCAGACGGCCCGGCAAAGGGACATACCGCGTCCAAGATGTTTGATGAGGGAATAAAGGTGTACTATAAGTTGAGGGGTTGGGTCGACGGCAAGCCAACAAGGGACACACTGAAGAGACTGGGGCTTGAGGAGTTCGATTACCTATTATAG
- a CDS encoding MFS transporter produces the protein MRYKWVVLSNTTIGTLLAFMNNTIVIISLPAIFNGIRINPLSPSAFQYLLWVLMGYSLVTASLLVTLGRLSDMYGRVRLYNLGFLIFTIGSVLLYLTPNTGYLGALEIIIFRLVQAVGGAFLMVNSAALLTDAFPPNERGFALGTNQVAGLAGSLVGLIIGGVLATYDWRYVFLVSVPFGVFGTVWSYLRLREIRRPIREEIDWLGNLTFVVGLTLILLALTYGLAPYGSSPLGWDSPLVLVSFALGFAFLALFPLIETRVKAPMFRLELFRIRMFTAATIATTLRFLAYGSLMIMLTLWLQAIWLPLHGVPYTEAPLWAGIYLIPLMLGFLLTGPVSGWLSDRYGPRLLATLGMVIMGIGFLVLASMPYNFQYWVFAPVIFMIGVGNGMFSSPNTASIMNSVPPQHRGAANGMRTTLQNTAQAISFALAFTIVILAFTNYLPQALANALSSAGATALIPYITRIPPTVALFAAFLGYDPIRTMLSMIPQNIINDTPQQAINTITKLTWFPNAIAPAFMDSLHILFYISSALAFTAAIASALRGQIYIYEEEPQYASK, from the coding sequence ATGCGGTATAAGTGGGTTGTCCTGTCTAATACCACCATCGGTACATTACTCGCATTCATGAATAATACAATAGTCATAATCTCATTACCAGCCATATTCAATGGAATTAGGATAAATCCACTAAGTCCAAGCGCATTCCAGTACTTACTATGGGTTTTAATGGGTTATAGCCTAGTCACCGCATCACTCCTAGTCACACTGGGCAGGCTAAGTGATATGTACGGTAGGGTGAGGCTTTACAACCTTGGCTTCCTAATATTCACAATAGGCTCAGTACTACTATACCTCACACCAAACACTGGCTACTTAGGTGCACTGGAGATCATAATCTTTAGGTTAGTCCAAGCCGTGGGCGGCGCATTCCTAATGGTTAATAGCGCTGCCCTACTAACGGATGCATTTCCACCCAATGAAAGGGGCTTTGCATTAGGCACTAACCAGGTGGCTGGCTTGGCTGGTAGCTTAGTCGGGCTAATAATTGGTGGTGTGTTGGCGACCTATGACTGGAGGTACGTATTCCTCGTATCAGTGCCTTTCGGAGTCTTCGGTACCGTATGGAGCTACTTAAGGCTCAGGGAGATTAGGAGACCAATTAGGGAGGAGATTGATTGGCTAGGCAACCTAACATTCGTTGTTGGGCTAACCCTCATCCTACTTGCGCTGACCTATGGACTCGCGCCCTACGGCTCATCACCACTGGGTTGGGACAGCCCATTGGTGTTAGTCTCCTTCGCACTAGGCTTCGCATTCCTAGCATTATTCCCACTCATTGAGACCAGGGTTAAGGCGCCCATGTTCAGGCTTGAGTTATTTCGAATTAGGATGTTTACGGCAGCCACGATAGCGACAACCCTCAGGTTCCTGGCCTATGGAAGCCTAATGATAATGCTAACCCTCTGGCTACAGGCCATTTGGTTACCACTCCATGGAGTACCTTACACCGAGGCACCGCTTTGGGCCGGCATATACCTAATACCATTAATGTTGGGCTTCCTACTTACGGGCCCGGTGAGTGGTTGGCTCTCGGATAGGTATGGGCCCAGGTTATTGGCGACCCTCGGCATGGTCATAATGGGCATTGGCTTCCTAGTCCTAGCCTCAATGCCCTACAACTTCCAGTACTGGGTGTTTGCGCCGGTCATCTTCATGATCGGTGTTGGTAACGGTATGTTCTCATCACCAAACACAGCCTCAATAATGAACAGTGTACCCCCACAGCACAGGGGTGCTGCGAACGGCATGAGGACTACGCTCCAAAACACTGCTCAGGCGATAAGCTTTGCCCTGGCCTTCACAATAGTCATATTGGCATTCACGAATTACCTACCACAGGCACTGGCTAATGCACTGTCCAGTGCGGGGGCCACGGCATTAATACCGTACATAACCAGGATACCACCAACCGTAGCCCTATTCGCGGCATTCCTGGGCTATGACCCAATAAGGACCATGCTCTCAATGATACCGCAAAACATAATAAATGACACACCACAGCAGGCAATAAACACAATAACTAAATTAACCTGGTTCCCAAATGCCATAGCCCCAGCATTCATGGACTCACTACACATCCTCTTCTACATAAGCTCAGCCCTAGCCTTCACAGCGGCAATAGCATCAGCATTGAGAGGACAAATATACATATATGAGGAGGAGCCACAATACGCAAGTAAGTGA
- a CDS encoding protein-tyrosine phosphatase family protein, translating into MVKFPYWVIEGALAGSSMPLDEDTVAMWHRMRIRAVVILVEEWEFAMEGWDFNEYINTLRKFGMDYLHVPTRDGYAPPEDVLYNIVTWIDRSIMSGKPVLVHCHAGIGRSPTVIAAYLMYRRGLSADDAIEVVSRYNDELSITNEQYLTLVAFEHYLRSIRNASTP; encoded by the coding sequence ATGGTGAAATTCCCGTATTGGGTAATCGAGGGTGCACTGGCAGGCTCGTCAATGCCTCTTGATGAGGATACAGTGGCCATGTGGCATAGGATGAGGATTAGGGCCGTGGTAATACTTGTTGAGGAGTGGGAGTTTGCCATGGAGGGCTGGGACTTCAATGAGTATATAAATACATTGAGAAAGTTCGGCATGGATTACCTACATGTCCCGACGAGGGACGGCTATGCACCGCCCGAGGATGTTCTTTATAACATTGTTACCTGGATTGATAGGAGTATAATGAGTGGTAAGCCCGTACTTGTCCATTGCCATGCAGGTATTGGTAGATCACCTACTGTGATTGCGGCTTACTTAATGTATAGGAGGGGGTTGAGTGCTGATGATGCCATTGAGGTTGTTAGTAGGTATAATGATGAGTTATCGATAACGAATGAACAGTACTTAACCCTCGTTGCTTTTGAGCATTATTTACGAAGTATTAGGAACGCTAGTACTCCCTAG
- a CDS encoding mechanosensitive ion channel family protein, with protein MGGSNVTVGVGRLVARLLLEWVLLAIIGALVYVLYINIVFYLLPTSWKGVLLTYDSVVRSVIIVTIGAVLVWDTGRRVGDYISRYDRVRGTVLKFILDTVLIVAVLIALAVTFEKFGLSVAAFSGTAVGIIVGLAAQQTLSNVIAGIVIIMTGRYKPGDRVTIVNWRYGIIRAMYPHEGLPNGFTGVIRNITLMFTEVISDGGWVYTIPNYVMLDALIIHRDVAPFKRIRARIDVPSSIDPWVFEERIKEALKDGRIKSIKVKVGETWQSSNLYQVIIEVLADGKADGEEIKDLVLREAVRIRNELSKQQ; from the coding sequence ATGGGTGGTAGCAACGTTACCGTTGGTGTTGGTAGGCTTGTGGCTAGGTTGTTACTTGAGTGGGTCCTCCTTGCCATAATTGGTGCCTTGGTTTATGTTCTTTACATAAACATTGTCTTTTACCTGTTACCCACTAGTTGGAAGGGTGTTCTCTTGACTTACGATAGTGTTGTCAGATCTGTGATCATAGTCACCATTGGTGCAGTCCTTGTTTGGGATACTGGGAGGAGGGTTGGTGATTACATTAGTAGGTATGATAGGGTTAGGGGTACGGTGCTTAAGTTCATCCTTGACACGGTACTTATCGTGGCGGTACTGATAGCCTTGGCCGTGACCTTTGAGAAGTTTGGTCTGTCCGTGGCTGCCTTCTCAGGTACTGCGGTTGGTATTATTGTTGGTCTTGCCGCGCAGCAGACGCTATCGAACGTCATTGCTGGTATTGTCATCATAATGACTGGCAGGTATAAGCCGGGTGATAGGGTCACAATCGTTAATTGGAGGTACGGCATAATAAGGGCCATGTACCCGCATGAGGGGTTGCCGAATGGCTTTACTGGCGTTATTAGGAATATAACGCTTATGTTCACGGAGGTCATCAGCGATGGTGGTTGGGTGTATACCATACCCAATTACGTGATGCTTGATGCATTAATAATACATAGGGATGTTGCGCCGTTTAAGCGCATTAGGGCTAGGATTGACGTGCCTTCGAGTATTGACCCCTGGGTCTTTGAGGAGAGGATTAAGGAGGCCCTTAAGGATGGTAGGATTAAGAGCATTAAGGTTAAGGTTGGTGAGACCTGGCAAAGCTCTAACCTTTACCAGGTAATAATTGAGGTTTTGGCTGATGGTAAGGCCGATGGCGAGGAGATAAAGGACCTGGTGCTTAGGGAGGCTGTGAGGATTAGAAACGAGTTAAGTAAACAACAGTAA
- a CDS encoding MFS transporter, with the protein MFGYAPKQLTLRQSLLAAISTMLVWGLEYYDIILFASLAPILEMYFFPSKVAIVSAIETWGAFATTYFVRPIGAIIFGWIGDVRGRRLATISDAALVGLATLAIGLLPTYYTAGVLAPILLYLMRILQGIGLGGEAGGGASWALELTPRNIRPYINGVMYSGLSWAVFLTSFVTLSAKSAMHQAFNVYGWRILFITGAIPALIALIIRLWGSESLEWVEQVRSRGVVKVPLGVVLSRYWVPFIALILINLGLTIYYYGGSGYWAYVMPKIIAPKLQLPANKAYTWALILGMYGGIGAVIGELLSGFLIRALGIRRSFIAPSTLLLVLSPFIVYLAFTLNPLSIYASLLMGILFGLTAAPQTLYFTSIFPTEVRWSAVAFGWNLNASIGPLSTMAIVLLLETAPSSPMLLAIYGSVVMMIGALLVILGSLIRTREY; encoded by the coding sequence GTGTTTGGTTACGCACCAAAACAATTAACACTTAGACAAAGCCTACTTGCTGCCATCAGCACAATGCTTGTCTGGGGCCTTGAGTACTACGACATTATACTCTTCGCATCACTAGCGCCAATACTTGAGATGTACTTCTTCCCATCAAAGGTGGCAATAGTAAGCGCAATAGAGACCTGGGGCGCCTTCGCAACGACATACTTCGTTAGGCCCATTGGCGCGATCATATTTGGGTGGATTGGCGATGTACGTGGAAGGAGGCTAGCGACGATATCGGATGCCGCACTCGTTGGGTTAGCAACACTTGCAATAGGTTTACTACCCACGTATTACACCGCTGGGGTTCTGGCGCCAATACTTCTATACCTAATGAGGATTTTACAGGGCATTGGACTTGGAGGTGAGGCTGGTGGTGGTGCCTCCTGGGCCCTTGAATTAACACCTAGGAATATTAGGCCGTACATAAATGGCGTCATGTACTCAGGGCTGTCCTGGGCCGTGTTCCTAACATCATTCGTAACCCTAAGCGCAAAATCGGCAATGCACCAAGCATTTAACGTATATGGCTGGAGAATACTCTTCATAACAGGAGCCATACCAGCCCTAATAGCCCTAATAATTAGGCTTTGGGGCTCAGAATCTCTTGAGTGGGTTGAGCAGGTTAGGTCCAGGGGTGTTGTGAAGGTGCCCCTGGGTGTTGTCCTATCCCGTTACTGGGTACCATTCATAGCATTGATATTAATCAACCTTGGGTTAACCATTTATTACTACGGTGGGTCAGGCTATTGGGCCTACGTAATGCCAAAGATAATCGCGCCAAAGCTCCAATTACCCGCTAATAAGGCATATACCTGGGCATTAATACTTGGAATGTATGGCGGTATAGGAGCCGTAATTGGTGAATTACTCAGTGGATTTCTAATAAGGGCGTTGGGCATTAGGAGATCCTTCATTGCGCCATCAACGCTCCTGCTGGTGCTAAGTCCATTCATTGTCTACCTGGCATTCACATTAAATCCACTATCAATATATGCAAGCCTATTAATGGGAATACTCTTTGGCCTAACTGCTGCACCGCAGACGCTTTACTTCACTTCAATATTCCCAACGGAGGTTAGGTGGAGTGCCGTGGCCTTTGGATGGAACCTAAATGCGTCAATAGGCCCGTTATCCACAATGGCCATAGTACTACTCCTAGAGACAGCACCAAGCAGCCCAATGCTACTTGCTATATATGGCTCAGTGGTAATGATGATTGGGGCATTATTGGTTATCTTAGGATCCCTAATAAGGACTAGGGAGTACTAG
- a CDS encoding Sip1-related alpha-galactosidase: MWTLTNRSLTVRFINGEECAYKVLESSFKLCDSELSLNILRYDYGSIIELSVRSDKIDLSEYPVTMDLDLNEQAQGLLALTLLNLASSFMDRAFNYYNYMAQGKTPRSEPPPERPEYPGNANYVGKWERDPVNCWAFPTFPRGPDKIPPYTVFLLTKLGNSYRAYLALSSGQLTGFIGPGPKLITFTGKPSRSIKGWPLVVGISKDPYNAVENAVKLASMVAPIKHRRSKVRPRFMVGLGWCSWNALLTEDLNHESIVRIIKGLRDRGVPIRWVLIDDGWQELSNGVLNSVKPDPSKFPKGFRALIDELKALGIEDVGLWFTINMYWRGVTEDFLNSLGVEGYRVGEGYVPIPNLEGAFKLYDAWLRLLKAEGFGFVKVDNQWIVHRLYWGLANDAEASRAIELALQLAAASNGLDVLNCMDMAPGNYGNYALSNAMRISQDYIPMWRADAKLHTLWSVYNSLLYSHFAYPDYDMWMSYDQSARLIAVTRVFSGGPIYITDREPERTNVELIKWITLSDGEVIRVDEPALPTRDILFRDPYNESVLLKLASTVNEYPVIAFMNINRDGLRISEKFRLDEMPMKLGGQYVYYKVISGEWGIIEANGSIKVELNELEVEVIVLAPLINGSKAVIGMAEKVLPPYPLNLIKINDRIVVRTRDEGTLLYVKDNTLSRVNVKASDIIEV; this comes from the coding sequence ATGTGGACTTTAACTAATAGATCGTTAACCGTGAGGTTTATTAATGGTGAGGAATGCGCATATAAAGTTCTTGAAAGCTCCTTTAAACTATGTGATTCTGAGCTTTCTCTCAATATATTGAGGTATGATTATGGAAGTATAATTGAATTATCAGTAAGATCCGACAAAATCGACCTAAGCGAGTACCCAGTCACAATGGACCTTGACCTTAATGAACAGGCCCAGGGCCTATTAGCTTTAACCCTCCTAAACCTTGCAAGCTCATTCATGGACAGAGCCTTCAATTACTATAATTATATGGCCCAGGGTAAGACGCCGAGATCCGAGCCACCACCCGAAAGGCCTGAGTATCCAGGTAATGCTAACTACGTTGGTAAGTGGGAGCGTGACCCAGTTAATTGTTGGGCGTTCCCGACATTCCCGAGAGGTCCCGATAAAATACCACCTTACACGGTATTTCTATTAACCAAGCTAGGTAATTCATACAGGGCCTACCTAGCGCTGTCCTCAGGTCAATTAACGGGCTTCATAGGACCTGGTCCTAAGCTAATAACGTTCACCGGCAAGCCTAGCCGAAGCATTAAGGGTTGGCCCTTAGTGGTGGGTATTAGTAAGGATCCTTATAATGCTGTTGAGAATGCCGTTAAGTTAGCCTCAATGGTTGCTCCCATTAAGCATAGGAGGAGTAAGGTTAGGCCAAGGTTTATGGTTGGGTTGGGGTGGTGTAGTTGGAATGCCCTACTAACGGAGGATTTGAACCATGAGAGTATCGTGAGAATTATTAAGGGTCTTAGGGATAGGGGAGTGCCAATTAGGTGGGTTTTAATTGATGACGGCTGGCAGGAGTTGAGTAATGGGGTTCTTAACAGTGTTAAGCCGGACCCATCCAAGTTTCCCAAGGGCTTTAGGGCCCTTATAGATGAATTGAAGGCCTTAGGCATCGAGGATGTTGGGTTATGGTTTACAATAAATATGTACTGGAGGGGCGTTACCGAAGACTTTCTGAATTCACTGGGTGTGGAGGGTTATAGGGTGGGTGAGGGTTACGTACCCATACCCAATCTTGAAGGCGCATTTAAACTCTATGATGCCTGGCTGAGATTACTTAAAGCTGAGGGTTTTGGCTTTGTGAAGGTTGATAATCAGTGGATTGTGCATAGGCTTTATTGGGGCCTTGCAAATGATGCCGAGGCCTCTAGGGCCATTGAATTAGCCCTTCAATTAGCTGCCGCCTCAAATGGCTTAGACGTATTGAATTGCATGGATATGGCCCCTGGAAACTACGGTAACTACGCCCTGAGTAATGCCATGAGGATTTCCCAGGACTACATCCCAATGTGGCGTGCAGATGCTAAGTTACATACGTTATGGAGTGTTTACAATAGCCTGCTCTACAGTCACTTTGCGTATCCCGATTATGACATGTGGATGAGTTATGATCAATCAGCCAGGTTAATAGCGGTAACGAGGGTATTCAGTGGAGGTCCCATTTACATCACTGACCGCGAACCAGAAAGAACAAATGTCGAATTAATTAAATGGATCACACTCAGTGATGGTGAGGTTATTAGGGTTGATGAACCTGCACTACCCACGAGAGACATCCTATTTAGGGATCCATACAACGAATCCGTGCTGCTCAAGCTTGCGTCGACAGTTAATGAATACCCGGTGATTGCGTTCATGAACATTAACAGGGATGGGCTAAGGATCAGCGAGAAGTTTAGGTTGGACGAAATGCCCATGAAATTGGGCGGCCAATACGTATACTATAAAGTCATTAGTGGTGAGTGGGGCATTATTGAGGCCAACGGCTCGATTAAGGTTGAATTAAATGAGCTTGAGGTAGAAGTAATAGTACTGGCGCCATTAATTAATGGTAGCAAGGCTGTAATAGGTATGGCAGAGAAGGTATTACCACCATATCCACTGAATCTCATTAAGATAAACGACAGAATTGTGGTGAGGACTAGGGACGAGGGTACACTACTATATGTTAAAGATAATACACTGAGTAGGGTCAATGTTAAAGCTAGCGATATTATTGAGGTTTAA